Proteins from one Aspergillus nidulans FGSC A4 chromosome VIII genomic window:
- a CDS encoding MFS transporter (transcript_id=CADANIAT00001068), which translates to MDVEHAANACETADKNQNASSASENRSVYLGDSDLLSGEKLDAVLTAKMALVNDAIDEIGFTPHQWKLFCLNGFGYAVDSLILLLQSIISTQATLEFQPSFDTGLTIAVYVGMLVGALFWGFSADVIGRRFAFNVSLFISAVFTVVAGASPNWIVLGLFTCLSAFGAGGNLVLDTAVFLEYLPSQHSWLVTLMAAWWGVGQLIAGLFAWALMPNYSCADAATCTYDNNQGWRYVWYTSGALVFVLSILRVTVVRLEETPKFLVAEGKDEKVVAVLQRIAAKYQRPCGLTVEQLTGLGETRTRTSPGTRRSLQVISLPELGYHLRGLYATRKMGLSTTLVWFSWLLIGLAYPLFNVFLPKYLESRGAQFGEDSPYITWRNYAITNACGIFGPILAGFMCRLRWCWGRRGTMIIGALVTMVFFFSYTAVRTADQNVAFTCIINFCLNIYYGTLYAYTPEVLPSAHRGTGNGIAIGLNRIMGIVSAVVGREADTSTSVPLYICAALYIVMAIVAGLFPFEPLGRRSS; encoded by the exons ATGGACGTCGAACACGCTGCCAATGCCTGCGAGACAGCCGACAAGAACCAGAATGCGTCATCTGCGTCAGAGAACCGATCTGTTTATCTCGGGGACAGTGACCTCTTGAGCGGCGAGAAGCTGGATGCGGTGCTGACCGCGAAGATGGCCCTGGTTAACGAC GCGATTGACGAGATCGGGTTTACGCCTCACCAGTGGAAGCTGTTCTGCCTTAACGGCTTCGGATACGCGGTCGATTCGCTcattctgcttctgcagtcaATTATCTCAACACAGGCGACACTCGAGTTCCAGCCCAGCTTTGATACCGGCTTGACGATCGCTGTCTACGTCGGAATGCTGGTCGGCGCTTTGTTCTGGGGATTCTCAGCTGATGTGATCGGCCGTCGGTTCGCATTCAACGTCTCGCTGTTTATCTCGGCTGTCTTCACGGTCGTCGCTGGCGCATCCCCGAACTGGATCGTGCTCGGGCTGTTCACATGCCTCAGTGCCTTTGGCGCCGGTGGAAATCTGGTGCTGGACACGGCGGTCTTCCTGGAATACCTTCCAAGCCAACATTCGTGGCTCGTCACTCTGATGGCGGCGTGGTGGG GCGTCGGTCAGTTGATCGCGGGTCTGTTTGCATGGGCATTAATGCCCAACTACTCGTGCGCCGATGCTGCCACCTGCACCTACGATAACAACCAGGGCTGGCGCTACGTCTGGTACACCTCTGGCGCACTTGTCTTTGTCCTCTCCATTCTGCGCGTTACCGTTGTCCGACTGGAGGAGACGCCCAAGTTTCTTGTCGCAGAGGGCAAAGACGAGAAGGTGGTTGCGGTGCTGCAGAGGATAGCGGCCAAGTACCAGCGGCCCTGCGGCCTCACCGTCGAACAGCTGACGGGCCTTGGAGAGACCCGGACGCGGACCTCGCCCGGTACTCGTCGCTCCTTGCAGGTAATCTCGCTGCCAGAGCTGGGCTACCACCTCCGAGGCCTCTACGCCACGCGCAAGATGGGACTGTCGACCACCCTGGTCTGGTTCTCCTGGTTGCTGATCGGCCTCGCTTACCCGCTCTTCAATGTCTTTCTACCCAAGTATCTCGAATCGCGCGGGGCCCAGTTTGGCGAGGATAGCCCGTACATTACCTGGAGGAACTATGCAATCACCAACGCGTGCGGCATCTTCGGCCCTATTCTGGCTGGTTTTATGTGCCGCCTGCGGTGGTGCTGGGGCAGACGAGGGACCATGATTATCGGAGCTCTGGTGACCatggtcttcttcttctcttatACAGCCGTGCGCACAGCTGACCAAAACGTGGCATTTACCTGTATTATCAACTTCTGCCTCAATATCTACTATGGCACCCTGTATGCCTATACACCAGAG GTCCTACCCTCCGCCCACCGAGGAACAGGAAATGGAATTGCGATTGGACTCAATCGAATCATGGGTATCGTCAGTGCTGTCGTTGGACGAGAAGCGGAT ACGAGCACCTCAGTCCCGCTGTATATCTGCGCGGCTCTGTATATTGTCATGGCGATTGTCGCCGGCCTGTTTCCCTTTGAGCCGCTGGGCCGACGCAGCAGCTAG
- a CDS encoding protein ccgA (transcript_id=CADANIAT00001064), translated as METVKNAVNYVSESVQGAGATASKETNKNVAKDSDASLTSRATAAKDAVVDKKDEKSHDAKADVHKEAAKN; from the exons ATGGAGACTGTTAAG AACGCCGTCAACTACGTTTCCGAGTCCGTCCAGGGCGCCGGTGCCACTGCCTCCAAGGAGACCAACAAGAACGTCGCTAAGGACTCCGACGCTTCCCTCACTTCTCGTGCCACTGCCGCCAAGGACGCCGTCgttgacaagaaggacgagaagTCCCATGATGCTAAGGCCGATGTCCACAAGG AGGCCGCTAAGAACTAA
- a CDS encoding SGNH/GDSL hydrolase family protein (transcript_id=CADANIAT00001066) encodes MSCNGVGIMRFTKLVAACALWIATAAGKPIYWQDSFHRHWLATWTAMPQEVESANLPSSPFGGADADFQFRNATLRQTVRVSVGAERVRFQFSNRFGLTELPITAASVALPEGGNAGVGEIDTSTIQSLTFNGDKSITIPPQETVYSDPIDFDVPPLTNLAISIYSAEGQAKANITGHPGSRTTSWMETGDRVDASSITEASLVHWYFISAVEAWTPRYTSGLVILGDSITDGRGSDDNKNNRRWPDALAERLQRSNLGHIAVNNEAAGGNAILAGGLGPPLLDRYHRDALGQKGVKYVMIFEGVNDIGVSDPDTEMQNQLFNSLVDAYLRIIRDCKNAGLTTIGATITPFGGSQYADPSRERTRLRINEWILKHSPFDHTVDFSSFIGDGDQLRAEFDSGDHLHPNVAAYKELARRLDLKIFWY; translated from the exons ATGAGTTGCAACGGTGTCGGAATCATGAGATTCACCAAGTTGGTGGCGGCATGCGCCCTCTGGATCGCAACGGCTGCCGGAAAGCCCATTTACTGGCAGGATAGCTTCCACAGACACTGGCTGGCAACATGGACGGCAATGCCCCAGGAAGTTGAGAGCGCCAATCTCCCGTCGAGTCCTTTT GGTGGAGCAGACGCCGACTTTCAGTTCAGGAACGCGACTTTGCGGCAGACAGTCCGGGTCTCAGTCGGAGCTGAGCGTGTACGCTTCCAATTCTCAAATCGTTTCGGCTTGACCGAGTTGCCCATTACGGCAGCGTCCGTGGCCTTGCCAGAGGGGGGAAACGCAGGCGTAGGCGAGATCGACACGTCGACTATCCAGAGTCTCACCTTCAATGGGGATAAGTCAATCACCATTCCGCCCCAGGAGACTGTCTACTCCGATCCAATTGACTTTGATGTACCACCCTTGACGAACCTCGCAATCAGCATCTACAGCGCGGAGGGACAGGCAAAGGCCAACATTACTGGTCACCCGGGCAGTCGAACGACTTCGTGGATGGAGACGGGGGACAGGGTTGACGCCTCTTCTATTACAGAGGCCAGCCTGGTGCACTGGTACTTTATTAGTGCCGTCGAGGCGTGGACTCCCAGATATACATCTGGTCTCGTAATCCTCGGCGATAGCATTACAGACGGGCGAGGGAGCGACGACAACAAGAACAACCG GAGATGGCCCGACGCCCTCGCTGAACGACTACAACGGAGCAATTTGGGTCACATCGCTGTCAATAACGAAGCAGCCGGCGGCAATGCGATCCTCGCAGGAGGGCTCGGCCCGCCCCTTCTGGACCGGTACCACCGCGATGCCCTTGGACAAAAGGGGGTGAAGTACGTGATGATCTTCGAGGGCGTAAACGACATCGGCGTCTCGGATCCAGACACAGAAATGCAAAACCAACTGTTCAACAGCTTGGTTGACGCGTACTTACGCATCATCCGGGACTGCAAGAACGCCGGGCTGACTACCATTGGCGCAACCATCACGCCCTTTGGAGGAAGTCAGTATGCAGACCCTTCGCGCGAAAGAACAAGGCTCAGGATCAACGAGTGGATTCTGAAGCATAGCCCTTTCGACCACACGGTCGATTTCTCGTCGTTTATCGGGGATGGAGACCAGTTAAGGGCTGAATTTGATTCGGGGGATCACTTGCACCCCAATGTGGCTGCTTATAAAGAACTGGCGCGGCGATTGGACTTAAAGATCTTTTGGTATTAG
- the aguA gene encoding alpha-glucuronidase aguA (transcript_id=CADANIAT00001065), whose translation MRSFLLLTALLGVAAVAEDGLAAWLRYAPIPHAKSYHKNLPSVIVPLNATAGRPIDTAAYELVDGIKGIFGKRVTLKNETRDDPNLPAVTVGTVEAYAEAGGDVSSVPELIDDGYYLSVAGPSVLILGQNERGALYGTFQYLERLAQGKVSDTSFASNPSAPIRWVNQWDNLQDGGTHGSVERGYGGDSIFFWDGRVRDDLTRASQYARLLASIGLNAVIVNNVNANETILTQENMDGVARIADAFRPYGIQLGLSLNFASPQSLGGLDTFDPFDERVISWWGEITDELYERIPDMAGYLVKANSEGQPGPFTYNRTLADGANLFARALQPHGGIVLFRAFVYDHENLNETLDWKADRANAAVEFFDGLDPQFEDNVVIQIKNGPIDFQVREPVSPLFAHLSQTASAVELQVTQEYLGQQCHLVYLAPMWKEVLDFDLRVDGKDSVVSDIVSGRRFNNTLGGYAGVVNVGLNTTWLGSHLAMSNLYAYGRLAWDPSADSVELLQEWIKMTFSHDQEVVDVITKMSMESWPAYENYSGNLGIQTLTDILLGHYGPNPASQDGNPWGQWTRADADSIGMDRTVWNGTGNAGQYPEEVYQMYENIDTTPDNLLLWFHHVPYTQRLKSGKTVIQHFYDAHYRGSATAQTFVSLWKTIKGKIDKERYEHVLFRLVYQAGHALVWRDSITNFYYNKSGIPDEAGRVGNHPYRIEAEDMELDGYEPYLVSPFEAASGSHCIVTSNNSTEGRASTPLKVKNGKYDIAVNYFDQAIGNSTWRLFLDDDLVGEWKGDLEYILGRAPSPYIDGQTAARITFKHVHIKSRSTLSIVGIPDGMEPAPIDYVSILPEGVID comes from the coding sequence ATGCGGAgctttctgctgctgaccgCGCTACTGGGCGTCGCCGCCGTCGCTGAAGATGGGCTGGCAGCCTGGCTGCGGTATGCGCCCATCCCTCATGCGAAATCGTACCACAAAAATCTACCGTCAGTAATTGTGCCATTGAATGCAACGGCTGGACGACCGATAGATACTGCAGCTTACGAGCTCGTCGATGGCATTAAGGGGATATTTGGCAAGCGAGTCACCCTCAAGAACGAGACGCGTGACGACCCAAACCTTCCCGCCGTGACGGTTGGCACTGTCGAAGCATACGCTGAAGCTGGCGGCGATGTGTCCAGTGTTCCGGAACTCATCGACGACGGGTACTATCTCAGCGTCGCGGGGCCCAGCGTCTTAATCCTCGGCCAGAATGAGCGCGGAGCCCTGTACGGAACCTTCCAGTATCTCGAGCGACTGGCGCAGGGGAAGGTCTCGGATACCTCGTTCGCATCCAACCCGAGCGCGCCGATACGATGGGTAAATCAATGGGACAATCTACAGGACGGCGGCACCCACGGGAGCGTGGAGAGGGGATACGGAGGAgactccatcttcttctgggaTGGCAGGGTCCGCGACGATCTCACGCGCGCGAGCCAGTATGCTCGTCTGCTGGCTTCGATCGGTCTCAATGCTGTCATCGTCAATAATGTCAATGCGAATGAGACGATCCTGACGCAGGAGAACATGGATGGCGTAGCCAGGATAGCGGATGCTTTCCGTCCGTACGGCATCCAGCTCGGTCTATCTTTGAACTTTGCGTCCCCCCAGTCACTAGGCGGCCTGGATACATTTGATCCATTTGACGAGAGAGTCATCAGCTGGTGGGGGGAAATCACCGATGAGCTGTACGAGAGGATCCCCGACATGGCAGGCTATCTGGTTAAGGCCAACTCCGAAGGCCAGCCGGGCCCCTTTACCTACAACCGAACGCTGGCCGATGGAGCCAACCTCTTTGCGCGGGCATTGCAGCCTCACGGTGGGATCGTGCTGTTCCGCGCGTTTGTCTACGACCACGAGAATCTCAACGAGACGCTCGACTGGAAGGCTGACCGCGCAAACGCGGCAGTGGAGTTCTTTGACGGGTTGGATCCCCAATTCGAGGACAACGTCGTGATTCAGATCAAGAATGGGCCGATCGATTTTCAGGTCCGCGAACCTGTCTCGCCCCTATTCGCCCATCTATCGCAGACGGCCAGTGCAGTAGAGCTACAGGTCACCCAAGAGTATCTCGGACAGCAATGCCATCTGGTCTATCTTGCACCTATGTGGAAAGAAGTTCTCGATTTTGACCTCCGCGTTGACGGCAAAGACTCGGTTGTCAGTGATATCGTCAGCGGCAGGCGGTTCAACAATACTCTCGGTGGCTACGCGGGAGTGGTTAATGTTGGCCTCAACACGACTTGGCTAGGAAGTCACTTGGCCATGTCAAACCTCTACGCTTACGGCCGGCTCGCCTGGGACCCGTCGGCCGACTCGGTGGAGCTGTTACAGGAGTGGATCAAGATGACATTCAGTCACGATCAAGAGGTCGTCGACGTGATCACGAAGATGTCGATGGAGTCTTGGCCCGCGTACGAGAACTACTCTGGAAACCTCGGGATCCAGACGCTGACTGACATTCTGCTTGGCCATTACGGCCCCAACCCAGCATCTCAGGACGGCAACCCCTGGGGCCAGTGGACCCGCGCGGACGCCGACAGCATCGGGATGGACCGCACCGTCTGGAACGGCACCGGCAATGCGGGTCAGTACCCGGAGGAGGTATATCAGATGTACGAAAATATCGACACCACCCCCGACAACCTGCTGCTGTGGTTCCACCACGTGCCATACACCCAGCGCCTCAAGAGCGGCAAGACGGTGATCCAGCACTTCTACGACGCGCACTACCGCGGCAGCGCGACTGCCCAGACATTTGTCTCGCTGTGGAAGACTATTAAGGGCAAGATCGACAAGGAGCGCTATGAGCATGTGCTCTTCCGGCTAGTTTATCAAGCAGGCCACGCGCTGGTTTGGCGCGATTCCATCACGAACTTCTACTACAACAAGTCTGGGATTCCCGATGAAGCCGGCCGGGTCGGCAACCATCCCTATCGCATCGAGGCTGAAGACATGGAGCTGGACGGGTACGAGCCGTACCTGGTCAGCCCGTTTGAGGCAGCAAGCGGCTCCCACTGCATCGTCACCTCAAACAATTCGACGGAAGGCCGGGCCTCGACGCCGCTGAAGGTCAAAAATGGCAAGTACGACATCGCGGTCAACTATTTTGACCAGGCAATTGGTAACTCAACCTGGAGGCTGTTCCTTGATGACGATCTTGTTGGGGAGTGGAAGGGCGACTTGGAATATATTTTAGGGCGCGCACCGTCTCCTTACATTGATGGGCAGACGGCCGCGCGGATTACGTTCAAGCACGTCCATATTAAGTCGCGCTCCACACTGAGCATTGTAGGCATCCCGGATGGAATGGAGCCTGCGCCAATTGACTACGTCTCGATTCTGCCAGAGGGTGTTATTGACTAA
- a CDS encoding 2,3-butanediol dehydrogenase (transcript_id=CADANIAT00001067), which translates to MAPTITALQYYGAKNVRLQQVQPRPCHADEVRIQIAYCGICGSDIHEYLGGPVFSPPPGKKNPYTGAELPVTLGHEISGTIVELGSSVPASDPNLKLGMRVAVNPAMNDRHHGVEKCTACQLGLPNICKRYTSYGFSAAGGGLASEIVVKHYACIPLPDSISLKVGALLEPLAVAWHCIRISGFQRDQTVLILGAGPIGLAILMILRVWGVKTVVISEVAASRKRMARELGADLVLDPTELGSSKDGLDPVVVATQKAMKADGADVTFDCTGLQSTLDTAIAATRPGGTVFNVAIHEKPLMVNLNELTLGERRLTGGICYTDVDFQELIAALEAGKIQAERLITSIVDLDDVIDKALMELIHNKAAHVKILVKPNHVRSVRL; encoded by the exons ATGGCTCCCACCATCACAGCTCTCCAATATTACGGAGCGAAAAACGTAAGActgcagcaggttcagcCGCG ACCTTGCCATGCAGATGAGGTCCGTATCCAGATTGCCTACTGCGGCATCTGCGGCTCTGACATCCACGAGTACCTTGGCGGCCCCGTCTTCTCGCCTCCCCCGGGCAAGAAGAACCCGTATACTGGCGCCGAACTCCCAGTGACGCTGGGCCACGAAATTAGTGGAACGATCGTCGAGCTCGGCTCGTCAGTGCCAGCGTCCGATCCAAATCTCAAGCTCGGCATGAGAGTAGCCGTAAACCCAGCCATGAATGATCGACACCATGGGGTAGAGAAATGCACCGCATGCCAACTGGGGTTGCCCAATATCTGCAAGCGGTATACATCGTACGGGTTCAGTGCCGCAGGGGGCGGGCTCGCGAGCGAAATCGTTGTCAAGCATTATGCCTGCATTCCGCTCCCTGATTCAATCTCGTTGAAGGTGGGCGCGCTCCTGGAGCCGCTCGCGGTGGCGTGGCACTGTATTCGGATTTCTGGGTTTCAAAGGGACCAGACGGTTCTCATACTCGGTGCCGGGCCTATCGGCCTAGCGATTCTGATGATTCTAAGGGTCTGGGGGGTCAAGACGGTCGTTATCAGTGAGGTGGCGGCGTCACGAAAGCGGATGGCGAGGGAGCTGGGCGCTGATCTGGTGCTCGACCCAACTGAGTTGGGGAGCTCTAAGGATGGACTGGATCCAGTGGTCGTGGCTACGCAAAAGGCCATGAAGGCAGACGGGGCCGACGTGACATTCGACTGTACGGGGCTGCAATCCACTCTGGACACGGCCATTGCTGCGACCAGACCAGGGGGCACTGTCTTCAACGTCGCCATCCATGAAAAGCCCCTGATGGTGAATCTCAACGAGCTGACTCTGGGCGAGAGGCGCCTGACTGGTGGAATCTGCTACACGGACGTTGATTTCCAGGAGCTCATTGCTGCTCTGGAAGCAGGGAAGATTCAGGCCGAGAGGCTGATTACATCGATCGTGGATTTAGACGACGTTATTGACAAGGCGCTGATGGAGTTGATCCATAACAAGGCTGCGCATGTCAAGATCTTGGTCAAGCCAAACCATGTGCGGTCAGTCCGTCTATAG
- a CDS encoding Mpv17/PMP22 family protein (transcript_id=CADANIAT00001069) produces the protein MPSHGSVILQSTLLKTAANLTVQGAKIWTNNGSAIQCIDWLSVAEFAVCGVIQAEIGWHWHNFLDDAFSTSQPEPANDYEKQIRRERKEFWLHIFIKLMLDQTAGSFMMNTVFIICTTAARVSSLNTLGVELDRRIWPLILDAWKIWPAASLANFLWVPVDWRVLVSSCVGFAWNIFLSIWTLARQEA, from the coding sequence ATGCCCAGCCACGGAAGTGTGATCCTCCAGTCTACACTCCTGAAAACGGCCGCAAACCTGACGGTCCAGGGGGCCAAGATCTGGACAAACAATGGCTCCGCGATCCAATGCATTGATTGGTTGTCCGTGGCTGAGTTTGCGGTATGCGGAGTTATTCAAGCAGAAATTGGCTGGCACTGGCATAACTTCCTGGATGATGCTTTCTCTACCTCTcagccagaaccagcaaacGATTACGAGAAGCAAATACGCCGAGAGCGAAAGGAATTCTGGCTTCATATATTTATCAAACTCATGCTGGACCAAACAGCCGGCTCATTCATGATGAATACAGTCTTCATAATCTGCACCACTGCCGCACGGGTGTCGAGTCTGAATACGCTAGGGGTCGAGTTGGACAGGAGGATTTGGCCGTTAATTCTGGATGCGTGGAAGATCTGGCCTGCGGCCTCTTTGGCTAACTTTCTCTGGGTTCCCGTGGACTGGCGGGTTCTGGTCTCTTCCTGTGTGGGATTCGCTTGGAATATTTTTCTGTCCATATGGACGCTGGCGAGACAGGAAGCTTGA
- a CDS encoding uncharacterized protein (transcript_id=CADANIAT00001062) produces the protein MGSASTNPEKRRVVNACSRCRQHKIKCTGDCPCSNCRQRKVRCKFEGEETKVHITKKHFSSLKRRTLELEEENRALQQQLAALTTTSTPVAKRSTPSAASSGAGLAYNNESHGNVEDDNSSTMVNPLSCGPPKYITDSAGRPRHTSNWSLTIRLLHLTHQALYKCPFPSAAHHVDTMTYSLQWNGLRSAIVANIRGLPSLDHALFLINATKFRTGQMFHLFDEDRFMSQLHQFYEAPDRNLYTENVWFIHFLAIMALGKAFIGEKSCGTTPPGAEYFTRAFMMLPDYCFLWKDPCAAAEVLCSMALSPTKKTSDDARMSGGRFTFLNVRWTVYVLERQMAVLMGVPSAINDSDITASLPIDPDSTVRTMNMAIHVKLSRAFSQVVNASASKTGRCGIGASRVLSCARSGVAEWHITGVRLLEPAIPSGDFRLYPPLF, from the exons ATGGGAAGTGCCTCCACAAACCCCGAGAAGCGCAGGGTGGTCAACGCCTGCTCGCGATGTCGCCAGCATAAGATCAAGTGCACCGGCGACTGTCCCTGCAGCAACTGTAGACAGCGCAAGGTGAGATGCAAGTTTGAGGGAGAGGAAACCAAAGTTCACATTACCAAAAAACATTTTTCGAGTCTGAAGCGACGGACATTAgaactggaggaggagaaccGTGcactccagcagcagctggcaGCCCTGACCACGACTTCTACCCCAGTGGCCAAACGGAGCACACCGAGTGCAGCCTCGTCCGGGGCTGGGCTTGCTTATAATAATGAGAGTCACGGCAATGTTGAAGATGACAATAGCAGCACAATGGTTAATCCCCTTTCCTGCGGACCTCCAAAGTACATCACCGACTCGGCCGGACGACCGC GCCATACCTCGAACTGGTCACTTACAATTCGACTTTTGCACCTGACACATCAGGCGCTCTACAAATGTCCGTTTCCCAGTGCTGCGCACCACGTCGATACAATGACCTACAGTCTCCAATGGAATGGTCTACGGAGCGCGATCGTAGCCAATATCCGTGGCCTTCCGTCACTGGATCATGCTCTATTCTTGATCAATGCGACCAAATTTCGTACAGGCCAGATGTTTCACCTCTTCGATGAGGACCGCTTTATGTCTCAACTCCACCAGTTTTATGAGGCTCCTGATCGTAACCTCTACACGGAAAACGTATGGTTTATACACTTTTTGGCCATCATGGCCCTGGGAAAGGCGTTTATTGGAGAGAAGAGCTGCGGGACGACTCCACCCGGTGCAGAGTACTTTACGCGGGCATTCATGATGCTGCCGGACTATTGTTTTCTCTGGAAGGATCCCTGTGCGGCCGCCGAGGTTCTTTGCTCAATGGCACT GTCACCGACAAAAAAGACCTCGGACGATGCCAGAATGTCTGGTGGACGGTTTACGTTCTTGAACGTCAGATGGACGGTTTACGTTCTTGAACGTCAGATGGCGGTCCTGATGGGGGTTCCCTCTGCCATTAATGACAGCGATATTACTGCCTCTCTGCCCATAGATCCTGACTCAACAGTCAGGACCATGAACATGGCAATACATGTTAAGCTGTCAAGGGCCTTTAGCCAGGTCGTAAACG CAAGTGCTTCAAAGACTGGCAGATGTGGCATCGGAGCTTCGAGAGTACTTTCCTGTGCCCGATCAGGAGTCGCTGAGTGGCATATCACGGGTGTCAGGCTACTTGAACCTGCTATACCATCAGGTGATTTTCGCCTCTACCCGCCCTTATTCTAA
- a CDS encoding uncharacterized protein (transcript_id=CADANIAT00001063) produces the protein MPGRLEGHIALISGSSQGFGRGIFETFLREGALVLGLDLQAIDGQVEGFPENRAYQITANVAEEETWKRALETSIARFGKAPSIVVHNAGWSYPNKSGLDVTVEEFDRLFNVNVRSIYLASKVLVPEMKKNGPGSTIVISSENAIRPGATQTWYNATKAGVSSATKSMALEFARDQLRFNTICPTSGNTPLLNKFAGISDGPVPPEIIKAKCEAIPIGRLVEPSDVANVALFLAEPASSIISGVEILVDGARCV, from the exons ATGCCCGGCCGCCTCGAAGGACATATCGCGCTCATCTCCGGGTCAAGCCAAGGGTTCGGACGGGGTATCTTCGAGACATTCCTTCGCGAGGGAGCCCTGGTGCTAGGCCTGGACCTGCAAGCCATCGACGGTCAAGTAGAGGGCTTTCCTGAGAACCGCGCCTACCAGATCACAGCCAATGtcgccgaggaggagactTGGAAGAGAGCG CTGGAAACCAGTATCGCAAGATTCGGGAAAGCGCCGTCGATCGTCGTCCACAATGCTGGCTGGTCGTACCCGAACAAATCTGGTCTAGATGTGACAGTTGAAGAATTTGACCGTCTGTTTAATGTCAACGTGCGCAGTATCTACCTGGCCTCGAAAGTCCTCGTGCcggaaatgaagaagaatggtCCCGGGTCGACGATTGTAATCTCGAGCGAGAACGCCATCCGGCCAGGAGCCACGCAGACCTGGTACAACGCAACTAAGGCCGGTGTCTCGTCAGCCACCAAGTCGATGGCCTTGGAGTTCGCCCGAGACCAGCTGcgcttcaacaccatctgCCCTACGTCCGGGAACACGCCGCTGTTGAACAAGTTTGCCGGTATTAGCGATGGGCCTGTACCACCGGAGATTATCAAGGCCAAGTGCGAGGCAATCCCTATAGGACGACTTGTTGAGCCGTCAGATGTCGCCAACGTGGCACTTTTCCTTGCGGAGCCCGCGAGCTCAATCATCAGCGGTGTTGAGATTCTGGTAGACGGTGCACGATGCGTGTAG